One stretch of Novosphingobium pentaromativorans US6-1 DNA includes these proteins:
- the cynS gene encoding cyanase has product MTKADVTDMIYEKKRAGGVTWAQIAEMAGMQEVFVTSACLGMNSLPRESADKVAKGLGLPQEAAVVLAEYPKKMFEATVPTDPCIYRFYEIVGVYGETLKELIQEKGGDGIMSAIDFDMTVEKIPNEKGDRIEVKMSGKFLPYKSW; this is encoded by the coding sequence ATGACCAAGGCCGATGTCACCGACATGATCTATGAAAAGAAGCGCGCTGGCGGCGTGACCTGGGCGCAGATCGCCGAGATGGCCGGGATGCAGGAAGTCTTCGTGACGTCGGCATGCCTCGGCATGAATTCGCTTCCGCGCGAGAGCGCCGACAAGGTTGCTAAAGGCCTGGGCCTGCCGCAGGAGGCAGCGGTCGTGCTGGCCGAATATCCCAAGAAGATGTTCGAGGCGACCGTCCCCACCGATCCGTGCATCTACCGCTTCTACGAGATTGTCGGCGTCTATGGCGAAACGCTGAAGGAACTGATTCAGGAAAAGGGTGGCGATGGCATCATGAGCGCCATCGACTTCGACATGACCGTCGAGAAGATCCCCAACGAGAAGGGCGATCGCATCGAAGTGAAGATGTCGGGCAAGTTCCTTCCCTACAAGAGCTGGTAA